The Tenebrio molitor chromosome 5, icTenMoli1.1, whole genome shotgun sequence genome has a segment encoding these proteins:
- the Zmynd8 gene encoding MYND-type zinc finger-containing chromatin reader ZMYND8 isoform X2 — MSEIASQEAAADPPRAELVAQQVSSSSAAADEDGGAPEEAVNGCDSTTEVSEALADAADSCEATVESTSQDGENTLDGTDKAETSSIDEPGKGEEPAPQTSESASESETNTPKTSRELKSILALSKEAKLDTNLSTQRRKTLDKVKGTPKKSAKMTNFPVTAESELENFDVKIEEKKLHAKKRKSSFGVESVTEGATAEETRRSLPGFAADFVMPKKPNKDIFCWRCHHDSVQVACETCPRAYHLRCLKQTITDLEHWPCPECVSILKAENTQTRSKAMKGMSLEHLCSLLKFAVKRMIQCSGSEPFIHPVDEKQFPEYRSYIIQPMTLTMLEKNIKENAYGSTQAFEADAKWILHNSIIFNSYQSKLTTAAKTIVKICKQEMAEVENCPSCYLNANTKKHTWFVEVCPKPHLLVWAKLKGFPYWPAKVMSINSSGMADVRFFGAHDKAWVSVKDCYLYSVKDPNSGKQKRNDIIECVKELELYVDNLREIYGRVNFAPFKTPLEADSQLRQLQVFLPNFRSEGKDMIRKLKDLRKSVSNENLEESEEEKSTESSEEDEEDEDEEEERGRKKEESSNGEKHKEGMTRIDYRNSPTDKPKLVSKPIKAILIRKRYSTDNLQENSAKIARRELSKINTTTRLSLDNHVKANELAKVEEKKSPGQGKLRISDQLIKKLEDMDEDKEKTKSEETESKIDNKNETKEEESGDKSEEVVKVDGEKATEEPKENDAEEKTATEELVENKDDNKSTEKSSEKEEAMVVEEDEKSEVTKDKVEVDGANIRNVIHSSLVEEEEADAKEKESGKKRKHEETKDDVVKDKQAETEDGVFPPNKMVKLVPIENILQKKNDESKSGAAKSDQQLIVLKEIRMVKDGKETKSKKTESVSDKAAKEAPMKIKSEVESDEDNSDVQYMEAKRQYLSALNISEKQKIPIKPKAHEIRTRSKTEEKKSKSGDGTTKTAEETPPRDSPLAKPTEPVKEIYIKSLSKMQTPKHKARKSFPTPNYAKKTTIVARKIVPKTTATHDDELTIVNATTLQPTGNVMILPKLHYNKPINREMSSPPVLTMLPRTAAEQAAKKLAEGSQNYIPQNEDEARNSAASGGGILLNNLLTGAVTAPPVVDVESQASSIDSELGALKEILPENVAKGVGEILCQPPPKLKPKPLGILSSVVEAGVPSSTGPVAARINAMAQKLSDYFRSFLVETMSDLGKSNNPEATISTLKYEIEELNHKHSIELAEIRRNVSIVLKDIQKSVVEERERIINETKANCEMEAMKRVEEAKSKQWCANCSKEAQFYCCWNTSYCDYPCQQKHWLKHMSKCTQTAGQNQPATTPVRPSGQQLVLTPTAAPKFGVKKQKRKNNKQELTSNLQALFAKPQKVYLKRTNTPFKQTSGSHITLVESTPGNFELLGSGPIAVNGKILASTSVIEKIKSGNIVTVTAPSGTTNTQLTSANQKVNPVSKSTANSSDSEH; from the exons ATGTCCGAGATCGCGAGCCAAGAGGCCGCCGCCGATCCGCCGCGAGCCGAACTCGTGGCGCAGCAGGTGTCGTCGAGCTCGGCGGCCGCCGACGAGGACGGCGGCGCCCCCGAGGAGGCGGTGAACGGTTGCGACAGCACCACCGAGGTGAGCGAGGCCCTGGCGGACGCCGCCGACAGCTGCGAGGCCACGGTCGAGAGCACGTCGCAGGACGGCGAGAACACCCTCGACGGCACAGACAAGGCTGAGACGTCCAGCATCGACGAGCCGGGCAAGGGCGAAGAGCCCGCCCCGCAAACAAGTGAGTCCGCTAGCGAAAGCGAAACCAACACCCCCAAAACCAGCCGGGAACTAAAGTCGATCCTCGCCCTGTCCAAAGAGGCGAAGCTAGACACAAACCTGTCGACGCAGAGGCGCAAAACTCTAGACAAAGTCAAGGGCACGCCGAAAAAGTCAGCGAAAATGACGAATTTTCCTGTTACAGCCGAGAGCGAACTGGAAAATTTCGACGTGAAAATCGAAGAGAAAAAACTCCACGCCAAAAAGAGAAAATCGAGTTTTGGCGTGGAAAGCGTGACAGAGGGCGCCACCGCCGAAGAGACGAGGAGGAGTCTGCCGGGTTTCGCTGCCGATTTCGTCATGCCGAAGAAG CCCAACAAAGACATATTTTGCTGGCGTTGTCATCACGACAGCGTTCAAGTGGCCTGCGAGACGTGCCCCAGAGCCTACCACCTCAGATGTCTGAAGCAGACGATCACCGATCTGGAGCACTGGCCTTGTCCAGAATGCGTCTCGATACTCAAAGCCGAAAACACACAGACGCG TTCCAAGGCGATGAAAGGGATGTCGCTGGAACACCTCTGCAGTTTGCTCAAGTTTGCAGTCAAGAGAATGATCCAGTGCAGTGGG tCTGAACCGTTCATTCATCCCGTCGATGAAAAACAATTTCCCGAATACAGAAGTTACATAATCCAACCGATGACATTAACAATGTTGGAGAAAAACATCAAGGAGAACGCATATGGGAGCACTCAAGCGTTTGAAGCGGACGCCAAGTGGATCCTGCACAACAGTATAATCTTCAACTCCT ATCAATCCAAGCTGACCACGGCGGCCAAGACCATCGTTAAGATTTGCAAGCAAGAAATGGCCGAAGTGGAGAACTGTCCGTCTTGTTATTTGAACGCCAACACCAAGAAGCACACCTGGTTCGTCGAGGTCTGTCCCAAGCCCCACCTGCTCGTCTGGGCGAAACTGAAAGGTTTCCCTTACTGGCCGGCCAAAGTGATGTCGATAAACTCTTCCGGAATGGCGGACGTGAGATTCTTCGGCGCCCACGACAAAGCGTGGGTCAGCGTCAAAGACTGTTACTTGTACTCGGTCAAGGACCCCAACTCGggcaaacaaaaaagaaatgacATAATAGAGTGCGTGAAGGAGCTGGAGCTGTACGTCGACAACCTGAGGGAGATCTACGGGAGGGTGAATTTCGCCCCGTTCAAGACGCCCCTCGAGGCGGACAGCCAGCTGAGACAGCTGCAAGTGTTCCTGCCGAATTTCAGGAGCGAAGGAAAGGACATGATACGGAAGCTCAAGGACTTGAGGAAGAGCGTCAGCAACGAGAATCTGGAGGAGTCGGAGGAGGAGAAGAGCACGGAAAGCAGCGAGGAGGACGAGGAAGATGAAGATGAGGAGGAAGAAAGGGGGAGGAAGAAGGAGGAGAGTTCGAATGGAGAAAAGCACAAAGAGGGGATGACGAGGATTGACTATCGGAACAGTCCTACAG ataagCCGAAGTTGGTGTCGAAACCGATCAAAGCGATACTGATCCGGAAACGATATTCTACGGATAATCTGCAAGAAAACTCTGCGAAAATTGCGCGGAGAGAGTTGAGCAAAATCAACACGACGACGAGACTATCGTTGGACAACCACGTCAAGGCCAACGAACTTGCAAAAGTGGAAGAGAAGAAGTCTCCAGGACAGGGCAAGTTGAGGATCAGCGACCAGCTGATCAAAAAATTGGAGGACATGGACGAGGACAAGGAGAAAACCAAAAGCGAAGAGACTGAGAGCAAGATTGACAATAAAAACGAGACGAAAGAAGAAGAATCTGGCGACAAGAGCGAAGAGGTTGTGAAGGTGGACGGAGAAAAAGCTACGGAGGAGCCGAAAGAGAATGATGCAGAGGAAAAAACCGCAACAGAAGAGTTAGTTGAGAATAAAGACGATAATAAAAGTACGGAGAAATCGAGCGAGAAAGAGGAAGCGATGGTCGTGGAAGAAGACGAAAAGAGTGAAGTCACCAAGGACAAGGTGGAAGTGGACGGTGCCAACATACGTAACGTGATCCATTCGTCGCTGGTCGAAGAGGAAGAGGCGGACGCCAAAGAAAAGGAAAGCGGTAAGAAGCGCAAGCACGAAGAAACTAAAGACGACGTAGTGAAGGACAAACAAGCGGAAACGGAGGACGGCGTGTTTCCGCCCAACAAAATGGTGAAACTGGTGCCCATCGAGAACATTCTTCAGAAGAAGAACGACGAGAGCAAGAGCGGCGCGGCAAAGTCCGATCAACAGTTGATCGTGTTGAAGGAAATCCGAATGGTGAAGGATGGCAAAGAAACGAAAAGCAAGAAAACCGAGTCCGTTTCGGATAAGGCAGCGAAAGAGGCTCCAATGAAGATCAAGAGCGAAGTGGAATCGGACGAGGACAACAGCGACGTCCAGTACATGGAGGCCAAACGTCAATACTTGTCGGCCTTGAACATCTCCGAGAAGCAGAAGATTCCAATCAAGCCGAAGGCGCACGAGATCCGCACCCGATCCAAGACCGAAGAGAAGAAGAGCAAATCGGGCGACGGCACGACAAAGACGGCCGAAGAGACGCCGCCTCGTGACAGCCCCCTCGCCAAGCCGACCGAACCGGTCAAGGAGATCTACATAAAGTCGCTGTCGAAGATGCAGACGCCGAAACACAAGGCGAGGAAGTCGTTCCCGACCCCGAATTACGCCAAAAAGACGACAATCGTCGCCAGAAAGATCGTCCCGAAGACTACGGCGACCCACGACGACGAACTGACGATTGTGAACGCGACCACGCTCCAACCCACCGGCAACGTCATGATCCTCCCCAAGCTCCACTACAACAAGCCGATCAACAGGGAGATGAGCAGTCCGCCGGTGTTGACGATGCTGCCGCGCACCGCCGCCGAACAGGCCGCCAAGAAGTTGGCCGAAGGCTCGCAGAACTACATACCGCAGAACGAGGACGAGGCGAGGAACAGCGCGGCGAGTGGGGGCGGTATTTTACTGAACAATCTGCTGACGGGGGCGGTGACTGCGCCGCCAGTCGTCGACGTCGAGAGCCAGGCGAGTTCGATCGATTCGGAACTGGGCGCGTTGAAGGAGATCCTGCCGGAGAACGTGGCGAAGGGGGTGGGCGAGATCCTGTGTCAGCCGCCGCCCAAGCTGAAACCGAAGCCGTTAGGGATATTGAGCAGCGTGGTCGAGGCGGGGGTGCCGAGTTCGACGGGGCCGGTGGCGGCGAGGATCAACGCCATGGCGCAAAAA CTCAGTGACTATTTCCGAAGTTTCCTCGTGGAAACCATGAGCGACTTGGGGAAGAGTAACAATCCCGAAGCCACAATCAGTACTTTGAAGTACGAGATCGAAGAGTTGAATCACAAGCACAGCATCGAGTTGGCCGAAATTCGGCGAAACGTGTCGATAGTATTGAAGGACATACAGAAGAGCGTGGTCGAAGAAAGAGAGAGGATCATCAACGAAACCAAGGCCAACTGCGAAATGGAAGCGATGAAGAGAGTGGAAGAGGCCAAATCGAAACAATG GTGCGCGAactgctcaaaagaagcgcaatTCTACTGCTGCTGGAACACCAGCTACTGCGACTACCCCTGCCAGCAGAAGCACTGGCTGAAGCATATGAGCAAGTGCACCCAGACGGCCGGTCAGAACCAGCCGGCGACGACGCCGGTCCGACCGTCGGGGCAGCAGCTAGTGTTGACGCCGACGGCGGCGCCGAAATTCGGGGTAAAAAAACAGAAAcgcaaaaacaacaaacaagaacTAACAAGTAACTTGCAGGCTTTGTTCGCCAAACCGCAAAAAGTTTACTTGAAGAGGACGAACACTCCGTTCAAG CAAACGTCCGGCAGCCACATAACTCTGGTGGAGTCGACGCCCGGGAACTTTGAGCTGCTGGGCAGCGGGCCCATAGCGGTCAACGGGAAGATATTGGCCAGCACGTCCGTGATAGAGAAGATCAAGAGTGGTAACATAGTGACAGTTACGGCGCCGTCCGGCACCACAAACACACAATTAACGAGTGCTAATCAAAAAGTGAATCCGGTTTCGAAAAGTACTGCCAATTCCTCGGACAGTGAACATTGA
- the Zmynd8 gene encoding MYND-type zinc finger-containing chromatin reader ZMYND8 isoform X5, with protein sequence MSEIASQEAAADPPRAELVAQQVSSSSAAADEDGGAPEEAVNGCDSTTEVSEALADAADSCEATVESTSQDGENTLDGTDKAETSSIDEPGKGEEPAPQTSESASESETNTPKTSRELKSILALSKEAKLDTNLSTQRRKTLDKVKGTPKKSAKMTNFPVTAESELENFDVKIEEKKLHAKKRKSSFGVESVTEGATAEETRRSLPGFAADFVMPKKPNKDIFCWRCHHDSVQVACETCPRAYHLRCLKQTITDLEHWPCPECVSILKAENTQTRSKAMKGMSLEHLCSLLKFAVKRMIQCSGSEPFIHPVDEKQFPEYRSYIIQPMTLTMLEKNIKENAYGSTQAFEADAKWILHNSIIFNSYQSKLTTAAKTIVKICKQEMAEVENCPSCYLNANTKKHTWFVEVCPKPHLLVWAKLKGFPYWPAKVMSINSSGMADVRFFGAHDKAWVSVKDCYLYSVKDPNSGKQKRNDIIECVKELELYVDNLREIYGRVNFAPFKTPLEADSQLRQLQVFLPNFRSEGKDMIRKLKDLRKSVSNENLEESEEEKSTESSEEDEEDEDEEEERGRKKEESSNGEKHKEGMTRIDYRNSPTDKPKLVSKPIKAILIRKRYSTDNLQENSAKIARRELSKINTTTRLSLDNHVKANELAKVEEKKSPGQGKLRISDQLIKKLEDMDEDKEKTKSEETESKIDNKNETKEEESGDKSEEVVKVDGEKATEEPKENDAEEKTATEELVENKDDNKSTEKSSEKEEAMVVEEDEKSEVTKDKVEVDGANIRNVIHSSLVEEEEADAKEKESGKKRKHEETKDDVVKDKQAETEDGVFPPNKMVKLVPIENILQKKNDESKSGAAKSDQQLIVLKEIRMVKDGKETKSKKTESVSDKAAKEAPMKIKSEVESDEDNSDVQYMEAKRQYLSALNISEKQKIPIKPKAHEIRTRSKTEEKKSKSGDGTTKTAEETPPRDSPLAKPTEPVKEIYIKSLSKMQTPKHKARKSFPTPNYAKKTTIVARKIVPKTTATHDDELTIVNATTLQPTGNVMILPKLHYNKPINREMSSPPVLTMLPRTAAEQAAKKLAEGSQNYIPQNEDEARNSAASGGGILLNNLLTGAVTAPPVVDVESQASSIDSELGALKEILPENVAKGVGEILCQPPPKLKPKPLGILSSVVEAGVPSSTGPVAARINAMAQKLSDYFRSFLVETMSDLGKSNNPEATISTLKYEIEELNHKHSIELAEIRRNVSIVLKDIQKSVVEERERIINETKANCEMEAMKRVEEAKSKQWCANCSKEAQFYCCWNTSYCDYPCQQKHWLKHMSKCTQTAGQNQPATTPVRPSGQQLVLTPTAAPKFGALFAKPQKVYLKRTNTPFKQTSGSHITLVESTPGNFELLGSGPIAVNGKILASTSVIEKIKSGNIVTVTAPSGTTNTQLTSANQKVNPVSKSTANSSDSEH encoded by the exons ATGTCCGAGATCGCGAGCCAAGAGGCCGCCGCCGATCCGCCGCGAGCCGAACTCGTGGCGCAGCAGGTGTCGTCGAGCTCGGCGGCCGCCGACGAGGACGGCGGCGCCCCCGAGGAGGCGGTGAACGGTTGCGACAGCACCACCGAGGTGAGCGAGGCCCTGGCGGACGCCGCCGACAGCTGCGAGGCCACGGTCGAGAGCACGTCGCAGGACGGCGAGAACACCCTCGACGGCACAGACAAGGCTGAGACGTCCAGCATCGACGAGCCGGGCAAGGGCGAAGAGCCCGCCCCGCAAACAAGTGAGTCCGCTAGCGAAAGCGAAACCAACACCCCCAAAACCAGCCGGGAACTAAAGTCGATCCTCGCCCTGTCCAAAGAGGCGAAGCTAGACACAAACCTGTCGACGCAGAGGCGCAAAACTCTAGACAAAGTCAAGGGCACGCCGAAAAAGTCAGCGAAAATGACGAATTTTCCTGTTACAGCCGAGAGCGAACTGGAAAATTTCGACGTGAAAATCGAAGAGAAAAAACTCCACGCCAAAAAGAGAAAATCGAGTTTTGGCGTGGAAAGCGTGACAGAGGGCGCCACCGCCGAAGAGACGAGGAGGAGTCTGCCGGGTTTCGCTGCCGATTTCGTCATGCCGAAGAAG CCCAACAAAGACATATTTTGCTGGCGTTGTCATCACGACAGCGTTCAAGTGGCCTGCGAGACGTGCCCCAGAGCCTACCACCTCAGATGTCTGAAGCAGACGATCACCGATCTGGAGCACTGGCCTTGTCCAGAATGCGTCTCGATACTCAAAGCCGAAAACACACAGACGCG TTCCAAGGCGATGAAAGGGATGTCGCTGGAACACCTCTGCAGTTTGCTCAAGTTTGCAGTCAAGAGAATGATCCAGTGCAGTGGG tCTGAACCGTTCATTCATCCCGTCGATGAAAAACAATTTCCCGAATACAGAAGTTACATAATCCAACCGATGACATTAACAATGTTGGAGAAAAACATCAAGGAGAACGCATATGGGAGCACTCAAGCGTTTGAAGCGGACGCCAAGTGGATCCTGCACAACAGTATAATCTTCAACTCCT ATCAATCCAAGCTGACCACGGCGGCCAAGACCATCGTTAAGATTTGCAAGCAAGAAATGGCCGAAGTGGAGAACTGTCCGTCTTGTTATTTGAACGCCAACACCAAGAAGCACACCTGGTTCGTCGAGGTCTGTCCCAAGCCCCACCTGCTCGTCTGGGCGAAACTGAAAGGTTTCCCTTACTGGCCGGCCAAAGTGATGTCGATAAACTCTTCCGGAATGGCGGACGTGAGATTCTTCGGCGCCCACGACAAAGCGTGGGTCAGCGTCAAAGACTGTTACTTGTACTCGGTCAAGGACCCCAACTCGggcaaacaaaaaagaaatgacATAATAGAGTGCGTGAAGGAGCTGGAGCTGTACGTCGACAACCTGAGGGAGATCTACGGGAGGGTGAATTTCGCCCCGTTCAAGACGCCCCTCGAGGCGGACAGCCAGCTGAGACAGCTGCAAGTGTTCCTGCCGAATTTCAGGAGCGAAGGAAAGGACATGATACGGAAGCTCAAGGACTTGAGGAAGAGCGTCAGCAACGAGAATCTGGAGGAGTCGGAGGAGGAGAAGAGCACGGAAAGCAGCGAGGAGGACGAGGAAGATGAAGATGAGGAGGAAGAAAGGGGGAGGAAGAAGGAGGAGAGTTCGAATGGAGAAAAGCACAAAGAGGGGATGACGAGGATTGACTATCGGAACAGTCCTACAG ataagCCGAAGTTGGTGTCGAAACCGATCAAAGCGATACTGATCCGGAAACGATATTCTACGGATAATCTGCAAGAAAACTCTGCGAAAATTGCGCGGAGAGAGTTGAGCAAAATCAACACGACGACGAGACTATCGTTGGACAACCACGTCAAGGCCAACGAACTTGCAAAAGTGGAAGAGAAGAAGTCTCCAGGACAGGGCAAGTTGAGGATCAGCGACCAGCTGATCAAAAAATTGGAGGACATGGACGAGGACAAGGAGAAAACCAAAAGCGAAGAGACTGAGAGCAAGATTGACAATAAAAACGAGACGAAAGAAGAAGAATCTGGCGACAAGAGCGAAGAGGTTGTGAAGGTGGACGGAGAAAAAGCTACGGAGGAGCCGAAAGAGAATGATGCAGAGGAAAAAACCGCAACAGAAGAGTTAGTTGAGAATAAAGACGATAATAAAAGTACGGAGAAATCGAGCGAGAAAGAGGAAGCGATGGTCGTGGAAGAAGACGAAAAGAGTGAAGTCACCAAGGACAAGGTGGAAGTGGACGGTGCCAACATACGTAACGTGATCCATTCGTCGCTGGTCGAAGAGGAAGAGGCGGACGCCAAAGAAAAGGAAAGCGGTAAGAAGCGCAAGCACGAAGAAACTAAAGACGACGTAGTGAAGGACAAACAAGCGGAAACGGAGGACGGCGTGTTTCCGCCCAACAAAATGGTGAAACTGGTGCCCATCGAGAACATTCTTCAGAAGAAGAACGACGAGAGCAAGAGCGGCGCGGCAAAGTCCGATCAACAGTTGATCGTGTTGAAGGAAATCCGAATGGTGAAGGATGGCAAAGAAACGAAAAGCAAGAAAACCGAGTCCGTTTCGGATAAGGCAGCGAAAGAGGCTCCAATGAAGATCAAGAGCGAAGTGGAATCGGACGAGGACAACAGCGACGTCCAGTACATGGAGGCCAAACGTCAATACTTGTCGGCCTTGAACATCTCCGAGAAGCAGAAGATTCCAATCAAGCCGAAGGCGCACGAGATCCGCACCCGATCCAAGACCGAAGAGAAGAAGAGCAAATCGGGCGACGGCACGACAAAGACGGCCGAAGAGACGCCGCCTCGTGACAGCCCCCTCGCCAAGCCGACCGAACCGGTCAAGGAGATCTACATAAAGTCGCTGTCGAAGATGCAGACGCCGAAACACAAGGCGAGGAAGTCGTTCCCGACCCCGAATTACGCCAAAAAGACGACAATCGTCGCCAGAAAGATCGTCCCGAAGACTACGGCGACCCACGACGACGAACTGACGATTGTGAACGCGACCACGCTCCAACCCACCGGCAACGTCATGATCCTCCCCAAGCTCCACTACAACAAGCCGATCAACAGGGAGATGAGCAGTCCGCCGGTGTTGACGATGCTGCCGCGCACCGCCGCCGAACAGGCCGCCAAGAAGTTGGCCGAAGGCTCGCAGAACTACATACCGCAGAACGAGGACGAGGCGAGGAACAGCGCGGCGAGTGGGGGCGGTATTTTACTGAACAATCTGCTGACGGGGGCGGTGACTGCGCCGCCAGTCGTCGACGTCGAGAGCCAGGCGAGTTCGATCGATTCGGAACTGGGCGCGTTGAAGGAGATCCTGCCGGAGAACGTGGCGAAGGGGGTGGGCGAGATCCTGTGTCAGCCGCCGCCCAAGCTGAAACCGAAGCCGTTAGGGATATTGAGCAGCGTGGTCGAGGCGGGGGTGCCGAGTTCGACGGGGCCGGTGGCGGCGAGGATCAACGCCATGGCGCAAAAA CTCAGTGACTATTTCCGAAGTTTCCTCGTGGAAACCATGAGCGACTTGGGGAAGAGTAACAATCCCGAAGCCACAATCAGTACTTTGAAGTACGAGATCGAAGAGTTGAATCACAAGCACAGCATCGAGTTGGCCGAAATTCGGCGAAACGTGTCGATAGTATTGAAGGACATACAGAAGAGCGTGGTCGAAGAAAGAGAGAGGATCATCAACGAAACCAAGGCCAACTGCGAAATGGAAGCGATGAAGAGAGTGGAAGAGGCCAAATCGAAACAATG GTGCGCGAactgctcaaaagaagcgcaatTCTACTGCTGCTGGAACACCAGCTACTGCGACTACCCCTGCCAGCAGAAGCACTGGCTGAAGCATATGAGCAAGTGCACCCAGACGGCCGGTCAGAACCAGCCGGCGACGACGCCGGTCCGACCGTCGGGGCAGCAGCTAGTGTTGACGCCGACGGCGGCGCCGAAATTCGGG GCTTTGTTCGCCAAACCGCAAAAAGTTTACTTGAAGAGGACGAACACTCCGTTCAAG CAAACGTCCGGCAGCCACATAACTCTGGTGGAGTCGACGCCCGGGAACTTTGAGCTGCTGGGCAGCGGGCCCATAGCGGTCAACGGGAAGATATTGGCCAGCACGTCCGTGATAGAGAAGATCAAGAGTGGTAACATAGTGACAGTTACGGCGCCGTCCGGCACCACAAACACACAATTAACGAGTGCTAATCAAAAAGTGAATCCGGTTTCGAAAAGTACTGCCAATTCCTCGGACAGTGAACATTGA